GACGACCCGGGAAATCTGGAAAATCCACGTCGCGCGCAGCCTGGCGCGCATCGCAATCCTGCGTCCCTCAATCCGCCTTCCACAAATATCGCGCACGGAACTTTGCCTGTTTCTGATCGGCATTCTGGCTTTCGGGGTTGGGCTTTATCGTGCCGGGCCTCACGCTGTCTCACGCCTTGAAGCCGGATTTGTCCCAGGGATGGATGATGCTGACACGCCCCTCCCTGAACTCCATGCCTGGGTCACGCCGCCCGCTTACGCGCCGGGCCCGCCTTATTTATTATGAAGGAGGCGCCGCCTCCGTAACCGTGCCATCAGGCGCATCTCTGGAGGTTCAGGTATCGGGGCGCGCACTATCCCATGGCTTGTCGGTGCCGTTGATTCCGAGATTACAACCGAGCGCCTCGGCCCTCAATCCTGGCGTCTGACGGAGAAGCTCCTACGAAATGGTGATGTCACGCTGCGCACGCGTGGGCGCGCCATTGCGAGATGGCGCGTGAATCTCCTGCCTGACCCCCGCCCACCATCAAATGGGAGGGCAAACCGAAGGTTGAGGCCGACATCACATCGCTCACGATTCGGTATAAAACATCCCAGCCTTTCGGCGTCGCATCGGTCAGCCTTTCCATCACGCCGGATAACGGGTTGGCGAACGGGAAATCCGTAATCTTCACGGACACGGCCCCCGCAGGAAAACACGCTTTTACGGGGACCATCCGGGAGGATATCGGCCGCCTCGCTTATGCTGGTGAGCATGTCACCTTGCGCCTGAAAGCGACGAGCGTCAGCGGAAATGTCGCGGAGAGTGAAGCACGTCAGATCATCCTGCCCGCCTATAAATTCCACGACCCCATCAGTCGCGCCCTGATCGCCCCGCGCTATCGGGTTCTGCGTGGTGAGGAGGCGCTCCCGATAGCGCAGGAGGAACTGGCTTCCCTCACCTCGCTGACACAGCAGCGTGAGAAAGGGGTGACGCTCCTGGTTTTGAATTTGATGCGCGATGACGGGGCGGATGTCGGTCTGTTCGGTAACGGACTCTGGTCGATGGCCGATGTATCTTGATGACCTCTCCCGCCAAGGCCGCGCCATCGCTGAAGCAAATCTGGCGCTTCGCGGGGCAAAGAATGGCTTGATCCGCGCGCTTGAAGACGATGCGTCCCCTCCTTCTCAAAATGCAGGCATCGCGCGACAGAACCGGATTGACGACGTCAAAAAAGCAATTGCCCGTCGGATGCAGATCCTGATGTTCCATGCGATGGAACAAAGCGGCATGGTTCCCGATATGGGAAGTGTCGTTCCGGGCCGAAA
This DNA window, taken from Acetobacteraceae bacterium, encodes the following:
- a CDS encoding DUF4175 family protein, with translation MKWEGKPKVEADITSLTIRYKTSQPFGVASVSLSITPDNGLANGKSVIFTDTAPAGKHAFTGTIREDIGRLAYAGEHVTLRLKATSVSGNVAESEARQIILPAYKFHDPISRALIAPRYRVLRGEEALPIAQEELASLTSLTQQREKGVTLLVLNLMRDDGADVGLFGNGLWSMADVS